The proteins below come from a single Mytilus edulis chromosome 5, xbMytEdul2.2, whole genome shotgun sequence genomic window:
- the LOC139523130 gene encoding vacuolar protein sorting-associated protein 4B-like has product MTEKTMEKSDVNSTEPTGENILNDQMSDAILMERPNVSWDNVAGLDSAKKTLIEGVVLPLKYPDLFSGRKGRPWQGILLYGPPGTGKSDLTKALATETTNTSFFYVSSRKISSKWSDGEKLLQTLFTTAREHKNSIIFIDEVDALCGDCSEYESLRRVKTEFLIQMGGENKNVQVLGATNTPWMLDATTRKRFEKRICIPLPEASVRSEIFKIHLRNAVHSLAEEDFTELGKRTNGFSGYDIPVVVKEALMVPVRKLQTATHFRKVEEVCNKDPLVSDTMNHLLIPCSSEAQGAIKMSWVDVPKDRLFETNVSMGDMLESLVNYKPTVTEDDLRKLEEFTRDFVAPV; this is encoded by the exons ATGCTATTTTAATGGAAAGACCTAATGTGTCCTGGGATAATGTTGCTGGATTAGATTCAGCAAAAAAGACATTGATAGAAGGTGTTGTTTTACCTCTCAAATATCCAGATTTGTTTTCCG GAAGAAAAGGACGTCCTTGGCAAGGAATACTGCTATATGGG CCACCAGGTACTGGCAAATCCGATCTCACCAAAGCATTAGCCACGGAGACTACCAATACATCCTTCTTTTATGTGTCGTCACGCAAGATATCATCTAAATGGTCAGACGGTGAAAA aTTACTTCAAACATTATTTACTACAGCAAGGGAACACAAAAATAGTATAATCTTTATTGATGAAGTTGATGCTTTATGTGGGGATTGTAGTGAATATGAATCATTAAGGAGAGTAAAAACGGAATTCCTAATCCAGATGGGTGGTGAAAATAAAAACGTGCAGGTATTAGGAGCTACAAATACACCCTGGATGTTAGACGCGACTACTCGCAAAAG ATTCGAGAAGAGAATATGCATCCCGTTACCAGAAGCCTCGGTCAGatctgaaatatttaaaatacactTACGCAATGCTGTTCACTCTCTAGCAGAGGAAGACTTCACAGAATTAGGAAAAAGAACAAATGG ATTTTCTGGATATGACATACCAGTCGTTGTGAAAGAGGCTTTGATGGTCCCTGTTCGAAAATTACAGACTGCAACACATTTCAGAAAG gtTGAAGAGGTGTGTAATAAGGACCCATTGGTAAGCGATACAATGAATCACCTTTTGATCCCATGTTCTTCGGAAGCGCAAGGAGCTATTAAAATGAGCTGGGTAGATGTGCCTAAAGACAGATTGTTTGAAACGAACGTATCCATG GGTGATATGCTTGAATCTCTAGTCAACTATAAACCGACAGTAACTGAAGATGATCTGAGGAAACTAGAAGAATTCACAAGAGACTTTGTCGCCCCAGTATAA